The genomic stretch GacccaaaaaccaaaccaaaacaaaaagtacaGCCAGTATCCCTTGGGGTAGGTGCGGGGGCGCTGTTTAAATTACCGGCCTCCCTCGGGCCACGAGCTGGTTGCTGGCGCGGGGCTGACGCTGCCTGTCACCGGCACGTGTGCAGCTCCACCAGCCGCTGGCACTGCCGGCACTTGACGAAGCAGCACCAGTGGAATTTGCAGCTGCAGCGCTCGGCCAGCTCCACCTGGGCCGTGTGGAAGCCCCGGCCGCAGCACAGCAGCTCGCAGCCGTCGATGGCCTTGGACGTCTTGTTGCACGTGCGGCCCCTCGTGCCCAGCACGCCGCTGCGCACGTCCTGCTCGCAGAAGTCCGGGCTGGGCTCCAGATACACCAGGTCCTCATCCGTGTGCGGCTTGAACTGTGCGTTGCGCGGCACCAGCGCCCTGGAGGAGCCCACGCGGCGTGGCTCCACCTCGGTGGCGCCGTCGAACTTCTCTTTGAGTGCGTGGCCCACCTGGCGGAAGGGCGGCACGGCTCGCCAGCACGTCTTTACCTCACAGGAGCCCGACACCCCGTGGCACTTGCACTCCACCCGCATGTGTGTCAGGATAGcctgcagggggcggggaggggagaggggccatCAGGAGACGGCCggcggggaggctggggcggggccggggacGGGAGCACGGGCGCCCTGCTTCCGGAGTGAGCACCCGCCTTCGGCCAGGGTGGGCTGGTGGGCTGTGTTGGGGACGGTGGGAGACGTTGTCCCTGCCCTTGGGGCACTTGCAGTGACGGAGGAGAAACCTCCCGAAGGGCATCGTTCTGGAACTGCGTGGTGAGGGACACGATGGGGGGCAGGACGGGAGAGGTGCGTTGAGTCTGCAGGGGAACCTcggggagcaggagcaggagcaggagcaggcagCCAGTATCATAGTTAACGCACACGATCTGTGCATCGACACgaggttcagatcctggctctgctgcttattaagggtgtgtgtgtgtgtcgttcGCGCTTCTGTGACACCTGCTCACCTGTCTGCTCCCCCACCCGCCGCCCCGTACCCCTCCGGCCCACGCAAGTGCTGGTGGGAGCCTGCACAAATGTTCCCGAGTGGCGCGAGGGTGGGAGAGTGTTCCAGGTGCCCTGCCcagcccgcccccgccccggtgGTGGTAGTGGCAGGAGAAGCGCCACCCTACCTTCCTGCCAGCCTCGTTGTTGTGGAGGTTCATGAGGGCGCGGCTGGATGAGGCCCCCTTGCTTCTCTCCCGCACGTCCACGAAGGACTGGGAGAAGGCCACGCCATAGGCGATATTGTCCGAGCATCCCGACCACTGGAAGCCTGTGCAGGGGGTGCACAGTGGCCGTGGTGAgtgagggcggggcggggggggggagcggggcgggggggggaggggcccgcCCCGCCCTACCTCCCACACTTACCCT from Panthera leo isolate Ple1 chromosome C1, P.leo_Ple1_pat1.1, whole genome shotgun sequence encodes the following:
- the WNT4 gene encoding protein Wnt-4, coding for MEAEVSTLPSGGVSFPQAGEPPSKRAEQKKTSEQDCSAVQQRAQLEGLRGGFEVAVMMKVMTVNTLMTTVMINRTWYLAKLSSVGSISEEETCEKLKGLIQRQVQMCKRNLEVMDSVRRGAQLAIEECQYQFRNRRWNCSTLDSLPVFGKVVTQGTREAAFVYAISSAGVAFAVTRACSSGELEKCGCDRTVHGVSPQGFQWSGCSDNIAYGVAFSQSFVDVRERSKGASSSRALMNLHNNEAGRKAILTHMRVECKCHGVSGSCEVKTCWRAVPPFRQVGHALKEKFDGATEVEPRRVGSSRALVPRNAQFKPHTDEDLVYLEPSPDFCEQDVRSGVLGTRGRTCNKTSKAIDGCELLCCGRGFHTAQVELAERCSCKFHWCCFVKCRQCQRLVELHTCR